The following are from one region of the Candidatus Dadabacteria bacterium genome:
- a CDS encoding helix-turn-helix domain-containing protein — translation MKFGDYLKRIRKRKKITQENLARSLDVSSVYIHQLETGKVDAPSLDRCRQISSILGVKVEEIWSVSRAERLKRFIDKEAISEQELEVLTNEEKMLVKLYRSLDGEIKKDFAGMIFMLLRHSQDKKLRKILEEFVKCA, via the coding sequence ATGAAATTTGGAGATTATCTAAAGAGGATAAGGAAGAGAAAAAAAATTACACAGGAGAATCTAGCTCGATCTCTTGACGTTTCAAGCGTGTATATACATCAGCTTGAGACAGGGAAGGTTGACGCACCCTCTCTTGATCGCTGCCGGCAGATATCTTCAATATTGGGGGTCAAGGTTGAAGAAATATGGAGCGTTTCAAGGGCTGAGAGACTCAAAAGATTCATCGATAAAGAAGCCATATCCGAGCAGGAACTCGAGGTTCTCACAAACGAGGAGAAGATGCTCGTTAAGCTTTACAGAAGCCTTGACGGAGAGATAAAAAAGGATTTTGCCGGAATGATATTCATGCTTCTCCGTCATTCCCAAGACAAAAAATTACGCAAGATACTTGAAGAATTCGTAAAATGCGCCTGA
- a CDS encoding DUF3574 domain-containing protein has translation MSKLNRMSGALATVVALAACALILSCSSEAQTNPCPDGTEPYTEYRLFFGRGDADNPQVVSDQQWEGFLEDTITVEFPAGLTVLDAYGQYTDSAGNLIKEDTKVLIILVPPDADSAPGIDRIIEEYKQRFSQQGVLREVKATCASF, from the coding sequence ATGTCGAAGCTTAATCGGATGTCTGGCGCTCTCGCCACTGTTGTCGCTCTTGCGGCTTGCGCTCTTATCCTTTCATGTTCTTCCGAGGCACAGACAAACCCATGTCCTGACGGCACCGAACCCTATACCGAATACAGGCTTTTTTTCGGGCGTGGAGATGCGGATAATCCCCAGGTCGTTAGTGATCAGCAGTGGGAAGGTTTTCTCGAAGATACCATCACTGTGGAGTTTCCAGCCGGTCTTACCGTCTTAGATGCCTATGGACAGTACACGGACTCCGCAGGAAATCTGATAAAAGAGGATACTAAGGTACTTATAATACTCGTCCCGCCTGATGCCGACTCCGCTCCCGGAATAGACAGGATTATCGAGGAGTACAAGCAGAGGTTCTCCCAGCAGGGGGTTTTGCGCGAGGTTAAAGCCACCTGCGCGTCGTTCTGA
- a CDS encoding outer membrane beta-barrel protein, with protein sequence MRSIVSKLMIATVLLLGAQFTAPRANAVDIGNSIGIGVSLDTTYQYISDGEVGEGIDERGLYPEHNDFSIDAFTLSLEKVPTVGEGVMDQVGFRADVLFGEQAERLGFGFNSDGDGAVSPYQAYINVLIPGAGSGLNVYAGQFTTLAGWELIEAKDNTNITRSLLFYRIPFAHSGVRATFSAGSLDFALGLSNDWDALDDEDDGKTFEGQIALNLPNDGWLGVTGYFGDTDGDTRTLVTVVGTMTLMEKVTLIADFEYTSHDYGGDRWGFAGYAIVSLADSMSLALRGEYVDDEEIRNYDDDGNFTGLAGVKLYEFTSTLILTPFESVGNFETRLEYRYDKADGDDAYFAGGDDQHGFAVQLLYWLDV encoded by the coding sequence ATGAGAAGTATAGTTTCTAAATTGATGATCGCAACGGTTTTGCTGCTGGGGGCCCAGTTTACGGCCCCTAGGGCAAACGCCGTTGATATCGGAAATTCGATTGGGATCGGCGTTTCGCTCGACACGACCTATCAGTATATTTCGGATGGGGAAGTCGGAGAGGGGATCGACGAGAGGGGCCTTTATCCCGAGCATAACGATTTTTCGATAGATGCCTTCACCCTTTCGCTTGAAAAGGTTCCAACCGTCGGCGAAGGAGTGATGGATCAGGTGGGTTTCAGGGCTGATGTTCTTTTCGGCGAGCAGGCCGAGCGGCTCGGCTTCGGTTTTAACAGCGATGGTGACGGCGCGGTAAGCCCTTACCAGGCTTACATAAACGTGCTCATTCCCGGGGCCGGAAGCGGTCTTAACGTCTACGCAGGTCAGTTCACCACGCTTGCCGGCTGGGAGCTTATAGAAGCCAAGGACAACACCAACATAACGAGATCCCTGCTTTTCTACAGGATTCCGTTTGCGCATAGCGGTGTGCGCGCCACCTTCAGTGCCGGATCGCTTGATTTCGCGCTTGGCCTGAGCAACGACTGGGATGCGCTTGATGATGAAGACGACGGCAAGACATTTGAAGGCCAGATCGCGCTTAATCTGCCAAACGACGGCTGGCTCGGCGTTACTGGATACTTCGGCGATACTGACGGCGATACTAGGACCCTTGTCACGGTCGTTGGTACCATGACCCTCATGGAGAAAGTCACCTTGATAGCCGATTTCGAGTATACGTCGCATGACTACGGCGGAGACCGCTGGGGTTTTGCTGGTTACGCGATAGTGAGTCTTGCGGACTCCATGTCACTCGCTCTCAGGGGTGAATATGTTGATGACGAGGAAATAAGAAACTATGACGATGACGGAAACTTCACGGGTTTGGCGGGCGTCAAGCTTTACGAGTTTACCTCAACGCTCATATTGACTCCTTTCGAGTCCGTGGGGAACTTCGAGACGAGACTTGAGTACAGGTACGACAAGGCAGACGGAGACGACGCTTATTTCGCCGGAGGAGATGATCAGCACGGATTTGCCGTACAGCTTCTTTACTGGCTTGACGTATAG
- the amt gene encoding ammonium transporter, producing the protein MNIADFLRKPFGCSRVLFLSVFAFIVLGGYSAFASDGSAHSVFVANNVWMLLATFLVFIMHLGFAALETGLTRSKNTVNILFKNTFIISAGILTYALMGFNLMYPGDFNLIGGGIFGFAGFGISSPAGAEGLIEYADGGYTYYTDFIFQAMFAATAATIVSGAVAERIKLSSFLIFATVFVAIVYPIAGSWKWGGGWLDQMGFYDFAGSTLVHSVGGWGGLVGAYLLGPRVGKYLASGAMRPIPGHSLPLLAIGVFLLWMGWFGFNGGSVLSADPKLISLVIVTTSLAAAAGALGAAFTSWGTFKYPDLSMALNGVLAGLVGITAGADVVSPGEAVIIGLVAGIIVVFAVSFFDKIRIDDPVGAISVHLVCGVWGTLAVGIFGGPDFSIVTQFIGVVAYGVFTVVCAFIIFYAIKMAIGIRVSEEEERRGLDITEHGMESYPDFQAVSQV; encoded by the coding sequence ATGAATATCGCAGATTTCTTGAGAAAACCTTTCGGATGCAGCCGCGTGCTGTTTCTCTCGGTTTTCGCTTTTATTGTTCTGGGGGGCTATTCGGCTTTTGCGTCAGACGGTTCTGCGCACTCAGTCTTTGTGGCGAACAACGTATGGATGCTACTTGCTACTTTTCTTGTTTTTATAATGCATCTCGGATTTGCCGCTCTTGAGACCGGACTTACCAGATCGAAGAACACAGTAAACATACTGTTTAAAAACACGTTCATCATCTCGGCGGGTATTCTCACTTATGCCCTTATGGGCTTTAACCTTATGTACCCGGGGGACTTCAACCTTATAGGCGGCGGGATCTTCGGGTTTGCGGGTTTCGGTATTTCATCGCCGGCAGGGGCTGAGGGGCTCATAGAATATGCCGATGGTGGTTACACCTACTACACAGATTTCATATTCCAGGCGATGTTTGCCGCGACGGCGGCCACTATCGTTTCCGGAGCGGTCGCGGAACGTATAAAGCTTTCAAGCTTCCTCATTTTCGCAACTGTATTCGTTGCGATCGTATATCCCATAGCGGGATCCTGGAAGTGGGGCGGCGGATGGCTTGATCAGATGGGTTTCTATGATTTCGCCGGTTCCACGCTCGTTCACAGCGTCGGCGGATGGGGAGGACTTGTCGGGGCGTATCTTCTCGGCCCGCGTGTCGGGAAATACCTTGCCTCGGGAGCGATGAGGCCGATTCCGGGTCACTCGCTACCTCTTCTTGCTATTGGTGTATTCCTGCTCTGGATGGGATGGTTCGGTTTTAACGGCGGTTCGGTTCTGAGCGCGGATCCGAAACTTATTTCGCTGGTCATAGTGACGACTTCGCTTGCGGCTGCTGCGGGCGCCTTGGGAGCGGCTTTCACGTCGTGGGGAACCTTTAAGTACCCTGATCTCTCCATGGCCCTAAACGGTGTGCTCGCCGGTCTTGTGGGAATCACGGCGGGAGCTGACGTGGTCAGTCCCGGAGAGGCCGTCATCATAGGACTTGTGGCCGGAATAATCGTGGTCTTCGCGGTCAGCTTCTTTGACAAGATAAGAATAGATGACCCGGTGGGTGCGATTTCCGTTCACCTAGTCTGCGGTGTATGGGGAACGCTTGCCGTGGGAATTTTCGGAGGACCTGATTTCAGCATTGTGACCCAGTTTATCGGAGTTGTGGCCTACGGAGTCTTCACGGTTGTCTGTGCCTTCATCATTTTCTATGCAATAAAGATGGCTATAGGCATAAGAGTGAGCGAGGAAGAGGAGAGAAGAGGACTCGACATAACCGAGCATGGAATGGAGTCCTATCCGGATTTCCAAGCCGTATCGCAGGTTTAA
- a CDS encoding methionyl-tRNA formyltransferase — MKILFAGTPEFAVPSLAALCDSPHEVIGLLSRPDRPRGRSRKPVWTETKKFARERGVPVFQPQDLKTPEFGETLKALSPDLIAVVAYGEIFPATVLNIPPLGCVNVHASLLPSYRGAAPINWAIAKGERKTGVTIMLMDEGMDTGDILTQRDVPIGEEETAEELSKRLSLEGAGLLLETIDRVARNDISPVKQNSDTATYAPLLSRKDGEIDWSQNAEEIKNLARAMTPWPCAHTTLGGKNLKIFRALAGTGKGSPGEIVSVGGESLDVAAGKGIVRILSLQIEGGRKMDASEFIRGKKDLQEGQFMGVV, encoded by the coding sequence ATGAAAATTCTTTTCGCAGGAACGCCGGAATTTGCCGTACCATCCCTCGCGGCACTTTGCGACTCCCCCCACGAGGTCATCGGACTTCTCTCGAGGCCGGACAGGCCGAGGGGCAGGAGCCGAAAGCCCGTATGGACAGAGACAAAGAAATTCGCCAGAGAGCGCGGAGTACCCGTTTTTCAGCCCCAGGACTTAAAAACGCCAGAGTTCGGGGAAACCCTCAAAGCCCTTTCCCCCGACCTGATAGCGGTCGTGGCCTACGGAGAGATATTCCCCGCAACCGTGCTGAACATACCCCCGCTTGGCTGCGTAAACGTTCACGCGTCTCTGCTTCCCAGCTACAGGGGCGCAGCCCCCATTAACTGGGCCATAGCAAAAGGAGAGAGGAAAACGGGAGTCACCATCATGCTGATGGACGAGGGAATGGACACTGGAGACATCCTCACTCAAAGGGATGTTCCGATAGGGGAGGAGGAAACCGCGGAGGAACTTTCAAAAAGACTTTCGCTTGAGGGAGCCGGGCTTCTTCTAGAAACGATCGACCGCGTCGCAAGAAATGACATATCGCCCGTAAAACAGAACTCAGATACAGCTACCTATGCTCCTCTTCTCTCGAGAAAAGACGGCGAGATTGACTGGAGCCAGAACGCAGAAGAGATAAAAAACCTAGCAAGGGCGATGACTCCGTGGCCGTGCGCCCACACAACTCTGGGAGGAAAGAACCTCAAGATATTCAGGGCGCTTGCGGGCACGGGAAAAGGGAGTCCCGGAGAGATAGTATCGGTGGGGGGCGAGAGTCTTGATGTTGCCGCGGGTAAGGGAATTGTTCGCATATTGTCCCTTCAGATCGAAGGCGGGAGAAAAATGGACGCCTCAGAATTCATAAGGGGGAAAAAAGACCTTCAGGAAGGACAGTTCATGGGGGTTGTCTGA
- a CDS encoding NAD(+)/NADH kinase, translated as MKFGITGKKDSAEVYEIARRLCEWLGERGIEFFVEQNLGRNIEAENLLAEPDLAEAVDIIVVFGGDGSFIWVSRIAQGQDVSILGCNLGGLGFLTEFTVDEFFPMMEKVVAGDYEIERRDMISCSVVRKDGEQEEFTVLNDIVINNGPISKVVDLSIYIEERYVTTFKADGIIFATPTGSTAYSLSAGGPIIYPTLPVITVTPICPHILTNRPIVVPNTKKIRTKVLTDIQNTYLTLDGQVGVPLSLGDEVILEGSESFVNIIKSPFRDYFNILKTKLMWSGRYENSE; from the coding sequence TTGAAATTCGGTATAACGGGGAAAAAGGACAGTGCGGAAGTCTACGAAATCGCCAGGCGGTTGTGCGAGTGGCTTGGTGAAAGGGGCATAGAGTTTTTCGTCGAGCAGAACCTCGGCCGCAATATAGAAGCGGAAAACCTGCTTGCGGAGCCGGATCTGGCCGAGGCTGTCGACATAATAGTTGTGTTCGGCGGCGACGGCTCCTTTATATGGGTCTCCCGCATAGCGCAGGGACAGGACGTTTCGATACTCGGCTGCAACCTCGGCGGGCTCGGATTTTTAACGGAATTTACCGTGGACGAGTTTTTTCCGATGATGGAAAAAGTGGTCGCCGGAGATTACGAGATCGAGAGAAGAGATATGATATCGTGCTCCGTGGTCAGAAAGGACGGAGAGCAGGAAGAATTCACGGTGCTAAACGATATCGTGATAAACAACGGTCCCATTTCCAAGGTAGTGGACCTCTCCATATATATAGAAGAAAGATACGTAACTACTTTTAAGGCTGACGGAATCATCTTCGCGACTCCGACCGGTTCAACCGCTTACTCTCTTTCTGCGGGCGGACCGATAATCTACCCCACGCTGCCTGTGATAACCGTTACTCCCATATGTCCGCACATTCTGACCAACAGGCCCATTGTGGTGCCCAACACGAAAAAGATAAGGACGAAGGTGCTTACCGACATACAGAACACCTACCTCACGCTTGACGGTCAGGTGGGAGTGCCTCTTTCTCTCGGAGACGAGGTTATACTTGAAGGTTCTGAGTCTTTCGTGAATATCATAAAATCCCCTTTCAGGGATTATTTCAATATCCTGAAAACAAAACTTATGTGGAGCGGGAGATATGAAAATTCCGAGTGA
- a CDS encoding peptide chain release factor 2 (programmed frameshift) — translation MKEELRSLIEDLRSRITGQETVFDLPGKTERLKELEEITAGPGFWDNSELARKTLQEQSEIKDCVSGFEKLRSDMEDATCLFELAVGEDDPDSIEEAHNMLASVDARLSELEFARILGGPDDARNAIISVNAGAGGTEAQDWAEMLLRMYLRYVERKGFSAKLLETQDGEEAGIKSATILAQGKFAFGYLKAETGVHRLVRISPFDSNKRRHTSFASVFVSPEIDDSIEVNIEEKDLRIDTYRASGKGGQHVNKTDSAVRITHLPTGVAVSCQNERSQRQNKESALRILKARLYELRRMEERQKEEELNSSKKEIGWGSQIRSYVMHPYRMVKDHRTDFESSGVDTVLDGQIEDFIESYLLHEATENQREEAT, via the exons ATGAAAGAAGAATTGCGCAGTCTTATAGAAGATCTGAGAAGCAGAATC ACAGGACAGGAGACTGTCTTTGACCTGCCTGGCAAAACTGAAAGACTCAAAGAGCTTGAAGAAATTACAGCGGGTCCCGGATTTTGGGATAACTCCGAGCTAGCGCGCAAAACGCTTCAGGAGCAGTCCGAAATCAAGGACTGCGTTTCGGGATTCGAGAAGCTCCGCTCCGACATGGAGGATGCGACATGCCTTTTCGAACTCGCGGTCGGTGAAGACGACCCCGATTCAATTGAAGAAGCCCACAACATGCTTGCGTCTGTTGACGCGAGGCTTTCCGAGCTTGAGTTCGCCCGGATTCTCGGTGGCCCCGACGACGCGCGAAACGCTATCATATCCGTAAATGCCGGAGCCGGGGGAACCGAGGCTCAGGACTGGGCCGAGATGCTTCTCCGCATGTACCTTCGATACGTGGAGAGGAAAGGATTTTCCGCAAAGCTGCTTGAAACTCAGGACGGAGAGGAAGCCGGCATAAAAAGCGCCACTATTCTTGCCCAAGGGAAGTTTGCCTTCGGTTATCTCAAGGCGGAGACGGGGGTTCACAGGCTGGTGAGGATCTCCCCGTTTGATTCGAACAAAAGGAGGCACACGTCGTTTGCCTCGGTTTTTGTTTCTCCCGAAATAGATGATTCCATAGAGGTGAACATAGAGGAAAAAGATCTCAGGATCGATACTTACCGCGCAAGCGGAAAGGGAGGCCAGCACGTTAACAAGACTGATTCTGCGGTTCGCATCACCCACCTGCCCACTGGGGTCGCGGTCAGTTGCCAGAACGAGAGATCCCAGCGCCAGAACAAGGAAAGCGCCCTGAGGATACTCAAGGCGAGGCTCTATGAGTTGCGCAGAATGGAGGAAAGGCAGAAAGAAGAGGAGCTGAATTCCTCGAAAAAAGAGATCGGCTGGGGAAGTCAGATAAGGTCATACGTCATGCATCCTTACCGCATGGTTAAGGATCACCGAACAGATTTCGAGTCCTCTGGAGTTGACACGGTACTTGACGGACAGATAGAAGATTTCATAGAATCATATCTTTTGCATGAAGCGACCGAAAATCAAAGGGAGGAAGCAACTTGA
- a CDS encoding alanine--glyoxylate aminotransferase family protein has protein sequence MKKLLLTPGPVAVSSEIMVEMAKPLIHHRTTEFEAIFERAREGLKHIFQTENEVFILAASGTGAMEGAVVNTLCAGDKVITVNGGKFGERWGKIARAYGLEVDEIQVTWGEAVSPAIIEEKLDSDPSIKAVMMQASETSTGVKHPTDQVAAITSKRDDVLLIVDGITAVGVFPLPFDELGIDVLVGGSQKAFMLPPGLSFAAMSEKAWEFNKTSDLPKFYLNFADYQKSAEKNTTPWTPAVTLIIGLGKVIEGFMEEGMENIYRKRQIMSLATREALGAINIDLFTTDEASQALTVGVAPEEIGAGKIISELQTKYHMTVAGGQDHAKGKIFRVSHIGDVDRNDMVAFVSALESVLESLGHDFTSGAGVSKVSEILATV, from the coding sequence ATGAAAAAGTTGCTGCTGACCCCGGGTCCCGTGGCGGTCTCAAGCGAAATAATGGTTGAGATGGCCAAGCCGCTCATTCACCACAGAACCACAGAGTTCGAGGCGATATTCGAGCGAGCAAGAGAAGGACTGAAGCATATTTTCCAGACCGAAAATGAAGTTTTCATACTAGCGGCTTCGGGAACCGGCGCCATGGAAGGAGCAGTTGTGAACACCCTTTGCGCAGGTGATAAGGTGATCACGGTAAACGGCGGAAAATTCGGTGAGAGATGGGGGAAAATTGCGAGGGCCTACGGACTTGAGGTGGATGAGATACAAGTTACGTGGGGGGAGGCGGTTTCGCCCGCAATCATAGAGGAAAAGCTCGATAGCGACCCCTCAATAAAGGCGGTTATGATGCAGGCAAGCGAAACCTCTACGGGCGTGAAGCATCCCACGGATCAGGTCGCAGCGATTACCTCAAAAAGAGACGACGTACTGTTGATAGTCGACGGCATAACGGCCGTCGGCGTGTTTCCTCTTCCGTTTGACGAACTGGGAATCGACGTTCTGGTGGGCGGTTCGCAGAAGGCTTTCATGCTTCCACCGGGACTTTCATTCGCGGCGATGAGCGAGAAAGCCTGGGAGTTCAACAAAACCTCGGATCTTCCGAAGTTCTATCTAAACTTTGCCGACTACCAAAAAAGCGCCGAGAAAAACACGACGCCTTGGACTCCGGCCGTCACGCTCATAATCGGCCTCGGTAAGGTTATAGAGGGATTCATGGAAGAAGGGATGGAGAACATTTACAGAAAACGCCAGATCATGTCGCTCGCGACACGCGAGGCGCTTGGAGCGATCAACATAGATCTTTTCACCACAGATGAGGCAAGCCAAGCTCTTACCGTTGGGGTAGCCCCCGAGGAAATAGGTGCAGGAAAGATCATCTCCGAGCTTCAGACGAAATACCACATGACTGTCGCCGGGGGACAGGACCACGCCAAAGGGAAAATCTTCAGAGTATCTCACATAGGAGATGTTGACCGAAACGACATGGTCGCGTTTGTCTCGGCCCTTGAATCCGTCTTGGAATCTCTGGGACACGATTTCACAAGCGGAGCCGGTGTTTCCAAGGTCTCGGAAATACTGGCAACCGTGTAG
- a CDS encoding DUF2461 domain-containing protein, producing MKHFSTETFRFLKDLSSPRDKKWFEENRGRYEESLLGPLRQAITDIGPALREVIKDLEIRPAVNKTITRINRDMRFAKGQSPYKDNMLALFYREGRKRLDAQLFLGFQPKGVWRGLYVPTPLLALDSPMAGKIKNDPQGVIDLAQDIGIGDDIDLVACKKYGEVDRTLDPIKVESFLEGPHLCALQTREPVEVAADPSAFIRETRDLLVRLAPLWSLYSGEML from the coding sequence ATGAAACACTTCTCCACGGAGACCTTCCGTTTTTTAAAAGACCTAAGCAGTCCACGCGACAAGAAGTGGTTTGAGGAAAATCGTGGTCGCTACGAGGAAAGCTTGCTCGGGCCGTTGCGGCAAGCCATTACCGACATAGGTCCCGCCCTTAGAGAAGTGATCAAAGACTTAGAGATCCGTCCCGCGGTCAACAAGACGATTACCCGGATCAACAGGGACATGCGTTTTGCAAAGGGACAAAGTCCTTACAAAGACAACATGCTCGCGCTTTTTTATAGAGAGGGACGTAAAAGACTTGACGCTCAATTGTTTCTGGGTTTTCAGCCGAAAGGGGTATGGCGGGGACTCTACGTACCCACCCCTCTGCTGGCCCTGGATTCCCCGATGGCCGGAAAGATAAAGAACGATCCGCAAGGCGTTATAGATCTCGCGCAAGACATCGGCATCGGAGACGATATAGATTTAGTCGCGTGCAAAAAGTACGGAGAGGTTGACCGAACGCTTGACCCCATAAAAGTGGAAAGCTTTCTTGAAGGACCGCACCTCTGCGCTCTTCAAACACGGGAACCGGTCGAGGTTGCGGCCGACCCCTCTGCCTTTATCCGCGAAACCCGGGACCTGCTGGTGCGACTCGCTCCCCTCTGGAGTCTTTATTCAGGAGAAATGCTTTGA
- the aroC gene encoding chorismate synthase: MAGNSFGRFFRITTWGESHGLALGVIVDGCPAGLDISPEDIQYELDRRRPGQSRITTQRKEADAIEILSGVFEGKTLGTPISMMVRNTDVISKSYEDIKDVYRPGHADFTYDEKYGHRDYRGGGRSSARETVGRVAAAAIAKKILDSQGVRTTGYVKQVGDIVAQDIDFDQIEENPVRCPDPKAAEKMIGLIESVRKEGDSVGGTVEVVSQGLPSGLGDPVFNKLDADLARALMSIGGIRGFEVGMGFGVVEKKGSQVNDLMYKKEDGTLGFRTNNSGGLLGGITSGADLVVRIAIKPTSSISQVQDTVDKRGEKTQLQVKGRHDPCLCPRAVPIAEAMVNLVLVDHLLISKLSTI, encoded by the coding sequence GTGGCGGGAAACAGTTTCGGAAGATTTTTTAGGATTACCACTTGGGGAGAGTCTCACGGACTGGCCCTCGGAGTGATCGTTGACGGTTGTCCCGCAGGACTTGATATCTCTCCCGAGGACATACAGTACGAACTTGACAGAAGGCGTCCCGGGCAAAGCAGGATCACGACCCAGAGAAAAGAAGCCGACGCAATCGAAATACTTTCAGGCGTTTTTGAGGGAAAGACCCTAGGGACTCCTATATCCATGATGGTGAGAAACACGGACGTCATATCCAAATCCTACGAGGATATAAAGGATGTCTACCGTCCCGGCCACGCCGATTTCACCTACGATGAAAAATACGGGCACAGGGATTACCGCGGGGGAGGTCGCTCTTCGGCGCGGGAGACGGTAGGCAGAGTGGCGGCCGCCGCGATAGCGAAAAAAATTCTGGACTCCCAGGGAGTGAGGACAACTGGATACGTAAAGCAGGTGGGGGATATAGTCGCCCAAGACATCGATTTTGACCAGATTGAGGAAAACCCGGTTCGCTGCCCTGACCCAAAAGCCGCCGAGAAGATGATCGGTCTTATAGAATCGGTCAGGAAGGAAGGGGATTCCGTGGGAGGAACCGTCGAGGTCGTGTCCCAAGGGCTTCCTTCAGGTCTCGGGGACCCAGTTTTTAACAAGCTTGACGCGGACCTTGCGCGCGCGCTTATGAGCATAGGGGGAATAAGGGGCTTTGAGGTGGGGATGGGTTTCGGGGTTGTCGAGAAGAAAGGTTCGCAGGTAAATGACCTCATGTATAAAAAGGAGGATGGGACCTTGGGTTTCAGAACGAACAACTCGGGCGGTCTTCTAGGCGGCATAACGAGCGGGGCGGATCTCGTTGTCAGAATTGCCATAAAACCCACTTCTTCCATATCACAGGTGCAGGACACGGTAGATAAGAGAGGAGAAAAAACGCAGCTGCAGGTAAAGGGAAGGCACGACCCGTGTCTTTGCCCTAGGGCTGTTCCAATAGCGGAGGCCATGGTCAATCTCGTTCTGGTTGATCACCTCCTGATCTCGAAACTGTCAACGATCTGA
- a CDS encoding SDR family NAD(P)-dependent oxidoreductase, protein MQMATVVTGATGFIGSHITRKLVERGDRVKVLVRKTSNTKNIDSLDVEKVYGDVGDPDSLKAAFSGCDTLFHTAGFVSFKKSDHQKMLDINVRGASNVLSAAMDVGISKVVFTSSVAAIGVERDGSPVTEATQYDLYSEGIGYMNCKYLAEREAKSFSEKGLPVVITNPSVVLGTGDIYLSSSGSVLWFCKKRFPGYMDGTFNLVDVEDVANGHLLAEKNGKPGERYILANENVDVRGYFALLEEITGISAPKMKIPYVFAYTTAFLLERVLGLGFPNYSTLDIDSIRLSRYNWHADNSKAVKELGFTTTPIEQTIRKTVEWFRENGYLS, encoded by the coding sequence ATGCAGATGGCGACAGTAGTTACGGGAGCGACCGGATTCATAGGATCGCACATAACCAGAAAGCTGGTTGAAAGAGGGGACAGAGTCAAGGTTCTCGTCAGAAAGACGAGCAATACTAAAAACATAGACTCCCTTGACGTGGAGAAGGTCTACGGGGACGTTGGAGACCCTGATTCCCTTAAGGCCGCTTTTTCCGGATGCGACACTCTTTTTCACACTGCGGGATTCGTATCGTTTAAGAAATCCGACCATCAGAAAATGCTGGATATAAACGTGCGGGGCGCTTCTAATGTTCTTTCCGCCGCCATGGATGTGGGAATATCAAAGGTCGTTTTTACAAGCAGCGTTGCCGCAATCGGAGTTGAGCGGGACGGCTCCCCGGTAACCGAAGCCACGCAATACGACCTTTACTCCGAAGGGATAGGGTATATGAACTGCAAGTACCTCGCGGAAAGAGAGGCAAAGAGCTTCAGCGAAAAGGGACTTCCCGTGGTTATCACTAATCCTTCGGTTGTCTTGGGTACAGGGGACATCTATCTCTCAAGCTCCGGGTCGGTTCTCTGGTTCTGCAAGAAAAGGTTTCCTGGTTACATGGACGGCACCTTTAACCTTGTCGACGTTGAGGATGTTGCGAATGGACATCTGCTTGCGGAGAAGAATGGAAAACCCGGAGAGCGCTATATACTTGCGAACGAAAACGTCGATGTGCGGGGCTATTTCGCTCTTCTTGAAGAGATAACCGGCATCTCGGCTCCGAAAATGAAGATCCCCTACGTGTTTGCCTACACCACAGCGTTTCTGCTCGAGAGGGTATTGGGGCTCGGATTCCCGAACTATTCGACACTTGACATCGATTCCATAAGGCTTTCAAGGTACAACTGGCACGCTGACAATTCAAAGGCAGTAAAGGAACTTGGGTTCACTACGACTCCCATTGAGCAGACTATACGGAAAACCGTTGAGTGGTTCAGGGAGAACGGCTATTTAAGCTGA